The Candidatus Hydrogenedentota bacterium DNA segment TCTCGTGAGCCTGCTCACGCGCCCGGAAGATGCCGCCCGCATTGAACGCTTCTTCGACAAACAGCGCCGCTCCACCGACGACGACCCCGACCCCGCGACGGGACTTCGCCCCCTCGCCGCCGAACGCGGCCAGGACCTGATTCTGCTGGACCTGCCCGGCTGGTTCACGGCGGAACGTTGGCGCGGCTTTTTCCGCCGCTACCGCGAAGACCTCATCGGATTTGTCCTCGCCTGGCTCACCGTGGGACTGCTCATTTTCCTCGCCTGGGGCATCCTCCAGCTCGGCGCGTAACGCCAAGGACTTCTTGCGTGCGGATTCCGTGCAGCCTTTCCGGCTGCTCCTGAGCAGGCCCGGTTGCCCTGTGATTTCCGGGCTACGCTGCCCTTGAGGCCGCGGGTCTCCCGCTTCTTCTCTTGCAGACGCGGTCTGGTGCGTCGCGGCCACTTTGACCCCATGCCCCGCGTCTCGCGTTGCTTGCATTGTCCCGCAGCGCGGTTCAGAATCCGGTGCGTGGCCCGAAACATGTGGCATTGGGAAGGAAGGGAAGCTGGTCATGAACAAGACTGCAGGTTGCATCGCCGTGTGGATGGCGCTGATCGGGACGGCCGCCGCGCAGGCGCCGGCGCTGTTCGAGGATGTTCAGGCCGTCGCGCTGCCCAAGGGCACGTACGGATACCGCGGGATGCCGGGCACGTTGCTGGAACTGAAGGACGGCCGGATTCTGCTCGCCTATACGCGCATGCTGCCCGACGGCAATGCGGACGGCTCGGTGGCGGCGAAGTATTCTTCGGACCAGGGCAAAACCTGGGGCGAAGAATTCGTGCTGACGTCCGCGCCGAAACCGCAGGGTTCGGGGCGCTACTGCCACCCAAGCCTGTTGCGTCTGCAGAACGGCAATATCCTGCTGTCGTATATCTACGGGTCGCCCGCCCAGTTCCCGGCGTTGTTCGGACACAATTACTACAGGCTTTCGACCGACGAGGCGCAGACCTGGGGCGACCAACTTATCGTGACGCCGCATCCGGGCTACAACATCATCCACAACGACAAGTTCATCCAGCTTTCGACGGGGCGCATCCTCGCGCCGGTCGAATACGAAGTGAGTTTTACCAGCGGGGACCACGGCGGCTACGTGAGCTACACGGTCTATTCCGACGACGGCGGGTATAGCTGGTGGGAGAGCAAGAACATGGTAGACATGTTACCTGTCGAGGCGCAGGAGCCGCACGTCGTGGAGCTAAAGGACGGGCGTGTCCTGATGCTGATGCGCACGTACAGCGGCAGCGTGGCCCGGGCCTACTCGGACGACAAGGGCGAGACCTGGTCCCAAGGCGAGATGGTCCCCGAGCTTCCGCTTCCGCCCAACAGTTCGGCGCTGAATGTCAAGCGCATCCCATCGACGGGCGACCTGCTGCTCGTCCGTTCCAGCAGCGGGCCCAAAGAACCGCCGCACCGCCGCACGCCGTTCGTCTCGGTCATCTCGACGGACGACGGCGCGACATGGACCCACGAACGCGTAATCGCGGGCGACCCCGAGGACGACTACGGCTATCCCGGCCTTACGTTCGTGGGTGACATGGCGCTCGTCGTCTACCATCAGCGTGATGGCCTGCACGTGGCCCGAATCGGAGTGGACTGGTTCTACGGGAAGTGAGAAAAGGTTCTCCCGGATTCAGGGCGACTCGACCCCTGTGAAATCGGCGCGGGCCTCGAGTCAGGCATAAAATTGCGGCGTCCCCCCGCCCGAGCACAAGGCCCGCGCCCTCCGGCAACTCATGACGTTACCAGACACGCCCGGGCCTCCAAGACAGGCTTTCAGAAGGACGAGTGACCTGCTTGCAGTGGGAAGTGCAAGGCATGTCGAAAGGAATGGCGATGGCGCGCCTGCTGGGACTCGAACCCAGGGCCCTCGGCTTAGAAGGCCGA contains these protein-coding regions:
- a CDS encoding exo-alpha-sialidase, whose amino-acid sequence is MALIGTAAAQAPALFEDVQAVALPKGTYGYRGMPGTLLELKDGRILLAYTRMLPDGNADGSVAAKYSSDQGKTWGEEFVLTSAPKPQGSGRYCHPSLLRLQNGNILLSYIYGSPAQFPALFGHNYYRLSTDEAQTWGDQLIVTPHPGYNIIHNDKFIQLSTGRILAPVEYEVSFTSGDHGGYVSYTVYSDDGGYSWWESKNMVDMLPVEAQEPHVVELKDGRVLMLMRTYSGSVARAYSDDKGETWSQGEMVPELPLPPNSSALNVKRIPSTGDLLLVRSSSGPKEPPHRRTPFVSVISTDDGATWTHERVIAGDPEDDYGYPGLTFVGDMALVVYHQRDGLHVARIGVDWFYGK